From a region of the Paenibacillus lutimineralis genome:
- a CDS encoding glycoside hydrolase family 65 protein translates to MNDLWCGKSIGQEEMVMGMKYDLGTGEEKNWIVAESSFSSSLLGKAEAVMSLGNGYMGLRSAAEEPYVGEVRNLFVAGTFNKSDAQEVSELPNAADVTRMNIFIDGERLDASVRTEDYVRALNLKTAELIRSFIWTTSAGKQVALKFRRFVSLDNLHVIAMKMELEALSDNVDVSVESGVNAQVSNSGAQHFFEGEKRIYDKKYVEMVTRTVESKIDFMFHTVHHVTLAGVELNQPFMRMDRRLIMLSYQGTLMKGQKFSLEKLTTVHTSRDKEFKGMTLQEMRDCALSSLKQCAAEGYEKLFARHARAWEQRVWKLYQLNIESQDDFDILAARFALYHLTAMTPAHDERMGIAAKGLSGEGYQGHSFWDTEMFILPFFIYSNPEVARSLLIYRYLGLEGARKKARSNGYEGAMYPWEAAWPSDGEMAQEWGRVDIVTGKQTKIWTGFIEQHITADVAFAVWQYYMVTADQAFMDDYGYEIILDTARFWTSRLEWDEVSGQYCINDVIGPDEYKEHVDNNAFTNYFAHFNIQLAMEYYSNLKESDSDVFHRLNELLDLEHAMEAWMKCIDKIYLPQPGEGLVIPQDDTYLTKRIIDLTKYKNQTHVNTIFEDYSLEQLSDIQVSKQTDLMILFYWLEDRFTNDVKIANYNYYEPKTIHDSSLSLSTHAILANDLGDRSLAYRLFRQACEIDLGPEMKSSDLGMHTASIGGIWQVIVMGFAGIRMLHGELRINPELPEHWNKLEFMINWQGQRLELEITADQLVVKATEQVPVKLDVYGKEYCFDDVLTVSLTEARGED, encoded by the coding sequence ATGAATGACTTGTGGTGCGGGAAAAGCATCGGACAGGAGGAAATGGTCATGGGAATGAAATATGATCTGGGGACGGGGGAGGAGAAGAACTGGATCGTTGCCGAGTCGTCCTTCTCCAGCAGCTTGCTTGGGAAGGCCGAGGCAGTCATGTCTCTAGGCAACGGTTATATGGGTCTGCGCAGCGCTGCGGAGGAGCCATATGTAGGTGAAGTCAGAAATCTGTTCGTAGCCGGAACTTTTAACAAATCAGATGCGCAGGAAGTGTCGGAGCTCCCAAATGCTGCTGACGTGACGAGAATGAATATTTTCATAGATGGGGAAAGACTGGATGCGTCTGTGCGGACGGAGGATTATGTGAGGGCCCTGAATCTGAAGACCGCCGAATTAATAAGGTCGTTTATCTGGACAACCTCTGCCGGCAAGCAGGTGGCATTGAAGTTCAGAAGGTTCGTGTCGTTGGATAACCTGCATGTGATTGCTATGAAGATGGAACTGGAGGCGCTGAGCGATAATGTGGATGTGAGCGTTGAGAGTGGCGTGAACGCCCAGGTATCCAATAGCGGGGCACAGCATTTCTTTGAAGGCGAGAAGCGAATCTACGACAAGAAGTATGTGGAGATGGTGACGAGAACGGTAGAATCGAAGATTGACTTTATGTTCCATACGGTACATCATGTTACTCTCGCAGGTGTGGAGCTAAATCAGCCGTTTATGCGGATGGACCGCAGATTGATTATGCTCAGCTATCAAGGAACCCTCATGAAGGGGCAGAAATTCTCGCTGGAGAAGCTGACGACGGTGCATACCTCCCGGGATAAAGAGTTTAAAGGTATGACGCTGCAGGAGATGCGCGACTGCGCTCTATCCTCCTTGAAGCAGTGCGCGGCTGAAGGCTATGAAAAATTATTCGCCCGGCATGCTCGCGCATGGGAGCAGAGGGTGTGGAAGCTGTATCAGTTGAATATCGAATCGCAGGATGATTTTGATATATTGGCCGCCCGCTTCGCACTCTATCATTTAACGGCAATGACTCCGGCCCATGACGAGCGGATGGGAATCGCAGCTAAGGGACTGAGCGGCGAGGGCTATCAAGGTCATTCCTTCTGGGATACGGAAATGTTCATTCTTCCGTTCTTTATTTATTCCAATCCCGAGGTGGCGAGATCGCTGCTGATCTATCGTTATTTAGGTCTTGAGGGTGCGCGAAAAAAAGCGAGAAGTAACGGCTACGAAGGGGCCATGTATCCATGGGAAGCCGCTTGGCCCAGCGATGGTGAGATGGCCCAGGAATGGGGACGGGTGGATATCGTCACCGGCAAGCAGACGAAGATCTGGACCGGTTTTATCGAGCAGCATATTACTGCCGATGTAGCCTTTGCGGTATGGCAGTATTATATGGTAACCGCCGATCAGGCCTTCATGGACGATTATGGCTATGAGATTATTTTGGATACGGCCCGCTTCTGGACCAGCCGCCTGGAATGGGATGAGGTAAGCGGGCAGTATTGTATTAATGATGTGATCGGCCCCGATGAGTATAAAGAACACGTGGATAACAATGCGTTTACAAACTATTTTGCCCACTTCAATATCCAGCTTGCTATGGAATACTACAGTAATCTGAAGGAGAGCGATTCTGACGTATTTCATCGTTTGAATGAGCTTCTGGATCTGGAGCATGCAATGGAAGCCTGGATGAAATGCATCGATAAAATTTATCTTCCCCAGCCGGGAGAAGGCCTTGTTATTCCGCAGGATGATACTTACTTGACAAAGCGGATCATCGACTTAACGAAATATAAAAACCAGACGCATGTGAATACGATCTTCGAGGATTACAGTCTGGAGCAATTGAGTGATATTCAGGTGTCCAAGCAGACAGATTTGATGATTCTCTTCTATTGGTTAGAGGACAGGTTCACCAATGACGTGAAGATTGCCAATTACAATTACTATGAGCCGAAGACGATCCATGACTCTTCCTTGAGCCTGTCAACGCACGCGATACTTGCCAATGACCTTGGCGACCGTTCTCTCGCTTACCGACTGTTCAGGCAGGCCTGTGAAATCGATTTGGGACCCGAAATGAAGTCTTCCGACTTGGGAATGCATACGGCCTCCATCGGTGGTATTTGGCAGGTAATCGTGATGGGCTTCGCGGGAATTCGCATGCTGCATGGAGAATTAAGGATAAATCCGGAGCTGCCGGAGCATTGGAACAAGCTGGAGTTTATGATCAATTGGCAAGGACAGCGCCTGGAATTGGAGATCACGGCGGACCAGCTTGTCGTCAAGGCAACGGAACAGGTTCCGGTCAAGCTGGATGTGTATGGGAAGGAATACTGCTTCGACGATGTGTTGACGGTAAGCCTGACCGAAGCGAGAGGAGAAGACTAA
- a CDS encoding carbohydrate ABC transporter permease has product MKKLEKRLNWVIFAILFVIAIFVFFPLYVTFVNSFKSYNEVVSSVASLPSTLHFDNFKTVWTQLNFGGVFMNSLIITVISVVGILLISAPAAYQFVRRPGWVSTVLFMLILSSLVIPFQTLMIPLVKVASEMYMMDSIVGVIIMYWGFGIPLAVFLYNGFIKSIPRELEEAALIDGNGVAGAFFRIVLPLLKPITTTIAILHSLWIWNDFLLPLITLSSKKNQTIPLASSVYFGQYMNEWHLAMAALTMASIPVIIFFIMMQRNIIDGITAGAVKG; this is encoded by the coding sequence ATGAAAAAGCTCGAAAAAAGATTGAATTGGGTCATATTCGCTATATTATTTGTGATTGCTATATTTGTATTTTTTCCGTTGTATGTAACGTTTGTGAATTCATTCAAATCCTATAATGAGGTTGTTTCATCGGTTGCGTCGCTTCCTAGCACACTTCATTTCGATAATTTCAAGACGGTATGGACGCAATTGAATTTTGGCGGGGTATTCATGAACTCGCTGATCATTACGGTCATCTCCGTAGTCGGCATCCTGTTGATCAGCGCACCTGCGGCCTATCAATTTGTGCGCCGCCCTGGTTGGGTGAGTACAGTACTGTTCATGCTCATCCTGTCATCGCTGGTCATTCCGTTCCAGACATTGATGATCCCTCTGGTGAAGGTTGCTAGTGAGATGTATATGATGGACTCGATTGTCGGGGTAATTATCATGTATTGGGGCTTCGGAATCCCCTTGGCCGTGTTTCTGTATAACGGATTTATCAAATCGATTCCCCGTGAGCTTGAGGAAGCCGCTCTGATTGACGGCAATGGCGTTGCCGGAGCGTTCTTTCGCATCGTGCTGCCACTGCTGAAGCCGATCACCACAACGATTGCGATCCTGCATTCGCTATGGATCTGGAACGATTTCCTGCTTCCGTTGATTACGCTTAGCTCCAAGAAGAATCAGACGATTCCGCTTGCTTCATCGGTTTATTTCGGGCAATACATGAATGAATGGCATTTGGCGATGGCTGCTCTAACTATGGCGTCGATCCCGGTCATTATTTTCTTCATCATGATGCAGCGCAACATTATCGATGGAATCACGGCGGGTGCGGTCAAAGGCTAA
- a CDS encoding polymorphic toxin-type HINT domain-containing protein: protein MFKRVVSLILCLTLITTGLLETVAYGAGETTSNKIPQPNQVDIQKILTISEVMQQFGVSTDWMDEQLSKGYTLYQIYMGLQSGEENYEKIISQFDVDREIDRKSMELHGTAKEEIALFQTTDLSSDYDQAAVEHLSLQDESSSHEINFGEDTLSTATGDMRLYYTDLSLPGTIPFSLTRIYDTSRASEEIGIGLENGTYVNQTRIRREERDSGIGRGWRWALPFIEVQEGSKILDFPGIGRYKISDTLKLEGYPWNNLLLTKDASKTVGGLTSETKVSVLNGNSYFFSSSGHLLLITDNYGSRVEFYYTSHGEGKVLNRIANSDGNELSFSYSGNRVTVTQPGTNRRMDYFIKSAIDGQPVLSEVQDALGRSTKYLYYYTESHFNFLESLMGQEERQPVKHSALLLRIVHPSSGITEFDYTSVRKQIGPIATDFAYKTSMRRDVYSTTSGDNELLRKSITYAGEDLNQFGKTVSSTTTVKSSRSEEEFKFIKKFYANTQPDVYFLNEQRSKESTTEFRMQFAYDNSTGWNVPTQAIESYLQGGAESQQLTVNYQYNEQGQILKESWSTGQENVYEYTTSTDSYFWSLPSQIQSKISGEQKRVERIQYNPQGDVSQFAVRENSGSGKLLAQTDLEYDDLGNVIISKTKDDKRNNIVNYSYQSPYGKHLLTEKSLTVHSITGGSSLSGEKFDYTKAGELLTSEDEVGDITSYTYDALGRMTKTQYSDQSTTTIQYDDVLNRVTVTGPEGIVTVEKYDPLGLLVEESVSDALFKYKYDGEGNLEQEIDAEQNKTSYVNDGFGRLTKTIYADGSQDETSYDMVRRTVTNTDPVGVKYQQKLDLLGNLLAVEEWRNGAFVALEQATYDLSGNALAVTDGKGQQTLYQYDALGRVISVTDPEQRTTSYKYTMAGDLSVIQYPDNSYIEREYDEAGNLIRQVNEERMTEIFYYDAKGNLTKSLDHASQFTEYQYNKDNLLTKIQAPDQQIQYTYDAMGRRIGMTDTTGSTTYDYNPSDGSLATIHYPDGTRINYTYNKQMRTGYTLTDVFGKTTGASYTVNEMNRVSALEVLHYAAGSNQSTLAAKSSASGAIDRITFDYKANGLLEKGESGNGPSMSFSYEGYELTGMTINPGVTAKSTVAPEVNDVPETDTSKGSDSMTTGDVLETANEVTFGVSELSATKGHEFTYEYDLNKNIIGRTQNGAGNTFTYDPLNRIHTESGLNNNKKYSYDGRGNLLDVEGRPLRGLSNADYTFDSLNRLTKVTSEDGTGISYIYNGYGLLYERIEGKKKSRYYYDEEAKLIAEADVSSGKAKLIYTYIYDFSGQLWSRVDQTTSEVQYYQFNGHGDIVGLTDSQGNQLNTYSYDIWGNPETVEETVPNIFRYSGEYWDNVTDLQYLRARWYDPNSGRFVSKDSYEGSIDNPLSLNRYSYVHNNPLIYTDPSGQYIMPMGPTPSLTCAVDIKNCKTNLDAQIKASQENLDMLYLDDVRTLMDDGASKLDKGIVIVQYIPVVKAYKLVKKTEKVIDSSKDIIKTTKKLNCNCFTAGTKVLTDEGEKPIEEIEVGDKVLAKSDETGEVAYKEVVGLFQKQANEIYYVHIGDEIIEVTGEHPFWLDGKGWTFVKDLKVGDLLVSSDGSKLEIDKIEKEPREAMVYNFEVADFHSYFVSNLGIWVHNCALQNVYKSIKDAPLYPKGFSGAKNGTVKNKVNNTELLEELRAIESGTWHKIYKDGVDAKGKKISIHYFQSQSGQVFNVKVKNGWSNSSSKMP from the coding sequence ATGTTTAAAAGAGTTGTTAGCTTAATATTATGTTTGACTCTGATCACTACAGGATTATTGGAAACTGTAGCCTACGGTGCAGGGGAGACGACTAGTAACAAAATACCGCAACCTAATCAAGTGGATATACAAAAAATACTAACCATCTCCGAGGTCATGCAACAATTTGGAGTTAGTACAGATTGGATGGATGAACAGTTATCCAAGGGTTATACGCTATATCAAATCTATATGGGGCTGCAAAGCGGAGAGGAGAACTACGAGAAAATTATTTCACAGTTTGATGTGGATCGAGAAATAGACAGGAAGTCCATGGAACTCCATGGGACTGCTAAAGAGGAAATCGCTCTTTTTCAAACTACAGATTTGTCATCTGACTATGATCAAGCAGCAGTTGAGCATCTCTCCCTACAAGATGAGTCTTCCTCACACGAAATCAACTTTGGAGAAGATACACTTTCTACTGCTACGGGGGATATGAGGCTCTACTATACAGATCTTTCGCTTCCGGGGACAATACCGTTCTCTCTTACCCGTATATATGACACTTCAAGAGCTAGTGAAGAAATCGGAATTGGCTTGGAAAACGGTACGTATGTAAACCAAACTCGTATTCGTAGAGAGGAACGCGATTCAGGAATAGGTCGTGGATGGAGATGGGCTCTCCCCTTCATCGAAGTACAAGAAGGTAGTAAAATCCTGGATTTTCCCGGCATAGGACGGTATAAGATATCTGATACGTTAAAGCTGGAAGGCTATCCTTGGAACAACCTTCTTCTGACGAAGGACGCTTCCAAAACAGTTGGAGGATTAACAAGCGAGACGAAGGTTTCTGTATTAAACGGGAATAGTTACTTCTTTAGTTCATCAGGCCATCTTCTCCTGATAACCGATAACTACGGAAGCAGAGTTGAATTTTATTATACTTCTCATGGGGAGGGGAAAGTACTCAACCGAATAGCTAATAGCGACGGTAATGAACTTTCCTTCTCTTATTCTGGAAACCGGGTAACAGTAACTCAACCGGGCACAAATAGAAGAATGGATTATTTCATTAAATCAGCAATTGATGGTCAACCCGTCTTAAGCGAGGTACAAGATGCACTTGGACGTAGTACCAAATATTTGTACTATTATACGGAATCTCATTTTAATTTTTTGGAATCGCTTATGGGACAAGAGGAACGGCAGCCTGTGAAGCATTCGGCATTGCTCCTGCGCATCGTTCATCCTAGCTCGGGAATTACGGAGTTCGACTATACTTCAGTTCGCAAACAAATCGGTCCTATAGCTACTGACTTTGCATATAAGACCAGCATGCGCAGAGATGTGTATTCAACTACGTCGGGTGACAATGAGCTACTACGGAAATCTATCACATATGCAGGAGAAGACTTGAACCAGTTTGGAAAGACTGTATCTTCGACGACAACGGTGAAGTCTTCACGATCAGAGGAAGAATTTAAATTCATTAAGAAATTTTATGCTAACACTCAACCTGATGTTTACTTCCTGAATGAGCAAAGAAGCAAAGAATCGACGACAGAATTTAGAATGCAATTTGCCTATGATAATTCAACCGGCTGGAATGTCCCTACTCAGGCCATTGAAAGTTATTTACAAGGGGGAGCCGAGTCTCAGCAATTAACGGTAAATTATCAATATAACGAACAAGGACAGATTTTAAAAGAAAGTTGGAGCACGGGACAAGAAAATGTTTATGAATACACAACTTCAACAGACTCCTATTTTTGGTCGCTGCCAAGCCAAATTCAATCAAAGATCAGCGGAGAGCAAAAAAGAGTTGAGCGGATTCAATATAATCCTCAAGGAGATGTATCTCAATTTGCGGTAAGAGAGAACAGTGGGAGCGGCAAATTGCTAGCCCAAACAGATCTGGAATATGATGACTTGGGCAATGTCATTATATCGAAGACTAAGGATGATAAACGGAACAACATCGTAAATTACTCGTATCAATCGCCTTACGGGAAGCATCTGCTGACGGAAAAATCGCTGACAGTTCACTCAATCACAGGAGGTTCATCTCTGTCGGGGGAGAAGTTCGACTATACAAAAGCGGGTGAGTTACTGACCTCCGAAGATGAGGTTGGAGACATTACTTCGTATACGTATGATGCACTGGGACGTATGACAAAAACGCAGTATAGCGATCAGTCGACCACCACGATACAGTACGATGATGTACTGAATAGAGTAACTGTGACAGGACCCGAAGGTATCGTGACGGTTGAGAAATACGACCCATTAGGATTATTAGTTGAAGAAAGTGTAAGTGATGCTTTATTCAAATATAAGTATGATGGGGAAGGAAATTTAGAGCAGGAGATTGATGCGGAGCAGAATAAGACAAGTTATGTTAATGATGGATTTGGTCGTTTAACGAAGACCATTTACGCCGATGGCTCTCAGGATGAGACATCTTATGATATGGTTAGAAGAACTGTAACTAATACAGATCCTGTTGGGGTGAAGTACCAGCAAAAATTGGACTTACTTGGAAACCTATTAGCAGTTGAAGAATGGAGAAATGGGGCTTTTGTAGCTCTTGAGCAAGCCACTTATGATTTATCCGGAAATGCGCTGGCCGTAACTGATGGAAAAGGACAGCAAACTCTCTATCAATATGATGCGTTGGGACGTGTTATTTCTGTAACTGATCCTGAGCAACGTACCACTTCATATAAGTACACCATGGCTGGAGATTTGAGCGTTATCCAGTATCCGGACAACAGTTATATAGAGAGAGAGTATGATGAAGCGGGTAATTTAATACGCCAAGTAAATGAAGAGCGTATGACCGAAATATTCTATTACGATGCTAAAGGAAATCTTACAAAATCGCTGGATCACGCGAGTCAGTTTACAGAATATCAGTACAACAAGGATAACTTGTTGACGAAGATTCAGGCTCCAGATCAGCAAATCCAGTACACATACGATGCCATGGGCCGCCGGATCGGTATGACGGATACTACTGGAAGTACAACCTATGATTATAATCCTTCAGATGGCTCTTTAGCCACGATTCATTATCCGGATGGAACGCGCATTAATTATACCTATAATAAGCAAATGCGGACGGGCTATACGTTGACGGATGTTTTCGGAAAGACGACAGGCGCTAGTTATACGGTAAATGAAATGAATCGGGTCAGTGCACTGGAAGTGCTTCATTATGCTGCTGGATCAAATCAATCGACACTAGCGGCTAAATCTAGTGCATCGGGTGCGATTGACAGGATCACGTTCGACTATAAAGCCAACGGACTGTTGGAAAAGGGTGAGTCAGGTAACGGACCGAGCATGTCCTTTAGCTATGAAGGTTATGAATTGACGGGAATGACGATAAACCCTGGGGTGACGGCTAAAAGTACGGTAGCGCCTGAGGTAAACGATGTTCCCGAAACCGATACGTCAAAGGGTTCCGATTCCATGACCACAGGAGATGTCTTGGAGACAGCAAACGAGGTGACCTTCGGAGTTTCCGAGTTGAGTGCGACCAAAGGTCATGAGTTTACGTATGAATACGATCTAAATAAGAATATTATCGGCCGGACGCAAAACGGTGCCGGGAATACTTTTACGTATGATCCGTTAAATCGGATTCATACCGAAAGTGGACTAAACAATAACAAAAAATACAGTTATGACGGGCGCGGTAATCTGTTGGATGTAGAAGGTCGCCCGCTTCGCGGATTATCGAATGCGGATTACACTTTTGACAGTTTGAATCGGTTAACGAAGGTTACAAGCGAGGACGGAACGGGAATCAGTTATATCTACAATGGTTACGGCCTGTTATATGAACGTATAGAAGGAAAGAAAAAATCCCGTTATTATTATGATGAAGAAGCCAAACTGATCGCCGAGGCTGATGTCAGCAGTGGAAAGGCAAAACTGATCTATACTTATATTTATGATTTCAGCGGTCAGCTTTGGTCTCGGGTGGATCAGACTACAAGCGAAGTGCAATATTATCAATTCAATGGTCATGGGGATATCGTTGGCCTGACCGACAGCCAAGGCAATCAACTGAATACTTACTCCTACGACATCTGGGGTAATCCTGAAACCGTAGAAGAGACAGTTCCGAACATCTTCCGATATTCGGGAGAGTATTGGGATAACGTGACCGATTTACAGTATCTGAGAGCTCGTTGGTATGATCCTAACTCGGGAAGATTTGTGTCGAAAGATTCATATGAGGGCAGTATCGATAATCCTTTGAGTTTGAATCGGTATTCGTATGTGCACAATAATCCTTTGATCTACACGGATCCTTCGGGTCAGTATATTATGCCAATGGGTCCAACTCCTTCGTTGACTTGTGCCGTAGATATTAAAAATTGTAAGACAAATCTTGATGCACAAATAAAAGCAAGTCAAGAAAATCTTGATATGCTTTATCTTGATGACGTTAGAACTTTAATGGACGATGGAGCAAGTAAGCTTGATAAAGGAATAGTTATTGTTCAATATATACCAGTAGTTAAAGCATACAAATTAGTTAAAAAGACAGAAAAGGTAATAGATTCAAGTAAGGATATTATAAAAACTACCAAAAAGCTCAATTGTAACTGCTTTACTGCTGGAACCAAAGTTTTAACAGACGAAGGGGAGAAACCTATCGAGGAAATCGAGGTAGGGGACAAGGTACTCGCCAAGTCTGACGAAACCGGAGAAGTGGCGTATAAAGAGGTCGTGGGGCTGTTCCAAAAACAGGCTAACGAAATTTACTATGTCCACATCGGGGATGAAATCATTGAGGTTACTGGTGAGCATCCGTTTTGGTTAGACGGCAAGGGATGGACGTTTGTTAAAGACCTAAAAGTTGGCGACTTGCTTGTTTCTAGCGATGGTTCTAAACTGGAAATAGATAAGATTGAAAAAGAGCCACGAGAAGCAATGGTCTATAACTTTGAGGTAGCTGATTTCCATTCTTACTTTGTTTCTAACCTTGGGATCTGGGTGCATAACTGCGCATTACAAAATGTGTATAAATCAATAAAAGATGCGCCACTTTACCCAAAAGGTTTTTCAGGTGCTAAAAACGGCACTGTAAAGAATAAGGTTAATAATACAGAATTACTTGAGGAACTACGAGCTATTGAATCTGGGACGTGGCACAAAATTTACAAGGATGGCGTGGATGCAAAAGGTAAGAAAATCTCTATTCACTACTTTCAAAGTCAATCGGGTCAAGTGTTTAATGTCAAGGTGAAAAATGGATGGAGTAACTCCTCCAGTAAAATGCCTTAA
- a CDS encoding AraC family transcriptional regulator, whose protein sequence is MKSVYQNWNMDAELPLEIHRISNLSFYPHFHNELELVYVERGDIIVGVNEEKRQLQAGDMVICCSNDIHYYVSKDLESEVFMLIFKPELIGAAKTWPVDFRFESPFIDSTQPEFSRIGSLLRQMFQENENARTGYPMYIKSCLLELFGTLCRYLPTVPFDRSSSQRFEYKRAKIHKIISFIEANYAMDLSVEMMSERFEMNPSHFCRSFKKAIGMNFKTYLNTIRVLMAEHQLVNTDSSITDIALECGFGSIRTFNRVYKELKGCSPSDTRSSFQ, encoded by the coding sequence ATGAAATCGGTCTATCAAAATTGGAACATGGATGCCGAGCTGCCGCTTGAAATCCATCGGATTAGCAATCTATCCTTTTATCCGCACTTCCATAATGAGTTGGAACTCGTCTATGTGGAGCGAGGCGATATTATCGTTGGAGTAAATGAAGAGAAGCGACAGCTGCAGGCGGGGGACATGGTCATTTGCTGTAGTAATGATATTCACTATTATGTGAGCAAGGATCTGGAGTCTGAAGTATTCATGCTGATCTTCAAGCCGGAGCTGATTGGAGCGGCCAAAACCTGGCCTGTTGACTTTCGTTTTGAGTCGCCATTTATCGATTCCACCCAGCCAGAATTCTCACGGATTGGCAGTCTACTGCGTCAAATGTTCCAGGAGAATGAGAACGCCCGGACGGGCTACCCGATGTACATCAAAAGCTGTCTGCTGGAATTGTTCGGAACCTTGTGCAGGTATCTGCCTACCGTTCCCTTTGACCGAAGCTCCAGCCAGCGGTTTGAGTATAAACGAGCCAAAATCCATAAGATTATTTCTTTTATCGAGGCAAATTATGCGATGGACCTGTCCGTTGAGATGATGTCGGAGCGGTTTGAGATGAATCCATCCCACTTCTGCCGTTCCTTTAAAAAAGCGATCGGTATGAATTTCAAAACTTATCTCAATACGATCCGGGTGCTTATGGCAGAGCATCAGCTTGTGAATACGGATTCCAGCATCACAGATATCGCTTTGGAATGCGGCTTTGGCAGCATCCGCACCTTCAATCGAGTGTACAAAGAGCTGAAAGGATGCTCTCCCTCGGACACGCGCAGCAGTTTTCAATAG
- the pgmB gene encoding beta-phosphoglucomutase, giving the protein MKLQAVLFDLDGVITDTAEYHYLAWKQMAEQIGIEIDRAFNEQLKGISRMESLERILVHGRKDGQYSMEQRRQLAADKNKHYVSLLAGLAPEHVYPGIVELLGQLAEHHVPAVLTSASKNAPQILESLGLADRFYAIVDPDGIPGKPAPDIFLKGAELAGADPRYCIGIEDAQAGIEAIKAARMFAVGIGKPELLGASGADIVYDSTVKLSLTSLLQAVKQDSSL; this is encoded by the coding sequence ATGAAGCTGCAAGCCGTATTATTCGATCTGGATGGCGTCATTACCGATACCGCAGAGTATCACTATTTGGCATGGAAGCAAATGGCGGAGCAAATCGGAATCGAAATCGACCGTGCCTTTAACGAACAGCTCAAAGGAATTAGCCGAATGGAGTCCCTGGAGCGGATATTGGTTCATGGGCGCAAGGATGGCCAGTATTCGATGGAGCAGCGTCGGCAGCTGGCCGCAGATAAGAACAAGCATTATGTGTCACTGCTTGCCGGGCTTGCTCCAGAGCATGTCTATCCGGGGATTGTTGAATTGCTCGGTCAGTTGGCAGAGCATCATGTTCCTGCCGTATTGACGTCTGCAAGCAAGAATGCTCCGCAAATATTGGAGTCGCTTGGACTGGCGGATCGCTTCTATGCGATTGTGGACCCTGATGGCATTCCCGGCAAGCCCGCCCCCGACATCTTCCTGAAGGGAGCAGAATTGGCAGGTGCCGATCCGCGATACTGTATCGGGATTGAGGATGCCCAAGCTGGTATTGAAGCGATAAAGGCGGCAAGGATGTTCGCAGTTGGTATCGGCAAGCCCGAACTGTTGGGAGCTTCAGGCGCGGATATCGTATACGATAGCACTGTTAAATTGAGTTTAACTTCGCTGTTGCAGGCAGTGAAGCAGGACTCATCATTATAA